The Microvirga thermotolerans sequence TGCGACGTCTTCGAAGGCGAGGTGGCCGAAGCGGCGAAGGCGCCCGTGAGGATCGGCTGCAAGCTCATCGGGGAGTGAGCGGCGCCCACGCCATTCGCCGCACGTTCGTCAGGTAGCCCGCGCCGAACGCGAACGTCCGCCGGGTGGAGAGTCGACGAGGCGGGGAAGCATGTCCTGCCTGTGCCCGGCCACGACGACGATGCGCTTCACCTCGCCCTGCAGATAGGCCTGGAGGAACCGGTCGTAGTTCCGGAACGAGATGCAGCCGTTCGAGTCCCCGTTCGGGCCGAGCATGTAGGTGTGCGCCAGGATTCCGTCCCGACCGTGGATCGCGGCGCTGCCGCCCACCGGGGTCATGCGCAGGGCGCGCACGCCGTGGAAGAGCTTCTCCCGCTCGGTGAGGATATAGGTGCCGGGAGGCGTCGGGCCGCGCATCCGCACGTGGACGTAACGCGGATCGTCGAGCTTGTCGCCGAGGCCCGAATGGGCCTCGAGCCTCTCCCCGTTCGGCATGATCACCACCTTGGCGCTGATGTCGTACACGGCGGTCCTGCCATCCGGCGTGACGCCGGTGCCGAGCCGCGCGCCCGGTGCGATGCTCCCCGTTCCGTTCTCCAGCGCGGCGTAGGCGAGGGCGGACTCGGGCGGGGAGGCACGCTTGATGCCGAAGAGCTTCTCGATGAACGACGGGCCGTCCGCCGCTGCGGCCGGCTGCGCCGTGCCCGGCGGTGCGACGCTCCGCGCCGGAGCGGCGGCACGGGCGGCAGGCGCCGCCTCGGCGGGTTTCTGCATCCTCAGGTCGGCCGGTCGCGGAACCGGCAGGGGCACGGGCCGCTCGGCCTGAGCCAGCCGCATGGGCGGAACCGGCGGGGTCTCCGCCTCCGGCACCGCGGCCACGGCCGGTTGCGGCGCCGGCTCCTGCCGCGCCGGGGGCGGCGCAAAGGACGGGCCGAGCGGAGCGTTCTGCGCGAGGCGCAGCCGCTCGGGGACAAGGGTGGGCGTGAAGTCCATGACGGCCCGGTCGTAGATGCGGCCTGCGGCGGACGCTTCCGCAGCGGGCGACCGCTCTGCCGGGACGGCGGAGGACAGGGCGGGCGTGCGGGCGGGGTGCTGGATCAGGAATGCGGCGGGACCGGCGGCGAGCGCCAGGAGCGCCGCCGTGAGGAGAAGGCGGCCCCGGCCGCGGCGCCGGACGCGCCCGCCTGACGGATAGGGTGTGTGCACCATGGCGAACTCTACGCAACACGCCGCCGCGCACGGCACGCCGACCGGGTGCGGCCGCCGTGCGCGGAAGGTCAACTCGACTGCGCCCCATGAAAGGCCAGTTTGGTTAAGGGACGGATAATCGGCCGTGCGGAGAAGGTGCGGCTGCGCACGCGCCGGAGCGGCCCGTGCGCGCCCCAGGTAGCCTCAGGCGCGCTCCTCCCAGATCCTGGCGAGTTCGACGATGGTGCGGACCGCCTTCTCCATGTCCTGGCTGCTGACGAATTCCAGCGGCGAGTGGAAGGCATGGCCGCCGGCGAAGAGGTTGGCGCAGGGCAGGCCCATGAAGGAGAGGCGCGAGCCGTCCGTGCCGCCGCGGATGCTGCCGCGCACCGGAGTCATGCCGGCCCGGCGGATCGCCTCCACCGCATGCTCGACGATCTCCGGGTGCCGGTCGAGCACCATCTTCATGTTGCGGTACTGGTGCTTGACCTTGAACGTGTAGCTGGAGCCCGGATAGCCCTTCAGCACGTCCTTCACGATCTCCTCCAGGAGCGCCTCCTTGCTCGCGAGGCCTTCCTCCGTGAAGTCGCGGACGATGAAGCTGAGGTTCGCCTTCTCCATGACGCCGGAGACGGCGATGGGATGGATGAAGCCCTGGCGGCCCTTCGTGGTCTCGGGCGCCATGTCCCTTGGAAGGCGCTCGACGATGGCCCCCGCGATCTTGATGGCGTTCTCCATCTTGCCGTAG is a genomic window containing:
- a CDS encoding DUF2778 domain-containing protein yields the protein MVHTPYPSGGRVRRRGRGRLLLTAALLALAAGPAAFLIQHPARTPALSSAVPAERSPAAEASAAGRIYDRAVMDFTPTLVPERLRLAQNAPLGPSFAPPPARQEPAPQPAVAAVPEAETPPVPPMRLAQAERPVPLPVPRPADLRMQKPAEAAPAARAAAPARSVAPPGTAQPAAAADGPSFIEKLFGIKRASPPESALAYAALENGTGSIAPGARLGTGVTPDGRTAVYDISAKVVIMPNGERLEAHSGLGDKLDDPRYVHVRMRGPTPPGTYILTEREKLFHGVRALRMTPVGGSAAIHGRDGILAHTYMLGPNGDSNGCISFRNYDRFLQAYLQGEVKRIVVVAGHRQDMLPRLVDSPPGGRSRSARAT